The following coding sequences lie in one Deltaproteobacteria bacterium genomic window:
- a CDS encoding Rho termination factor N-terminal domain-containing protein, whose amino-acid sequence MAEKGKPVDKMTVKELREVAKELGAQGVSGMKKDELLAFIRKAKGLREKQPKRVAKKKAKKRVWNIKELKEKITSIKAKRAEALQKGDKRMATIYKRQINRLKKRTRKAAQPAVGSEG is encoded by the coding sequence ATGGCGGAGAAAGGGAAACCCGTGGACAAGATGACGGTAAAGGAGCTCCGAGAGGTGGCCAAGGAGCTGGGGGCCCAGGGGGTCAGTGGGATGAAAAAGGATGAGCTCCTGGCTTTCATCAGAAAGGCAAAGGGGCTCCGTGAGAAGCAGCCCAAGAGGGTGGCCAAGAAAAAGGCAAAAAAGAGGGTATGGAACATCAAGGAGCTGAAGGAGAAGATTACATCCATCAAGGCCAAGAGGGCGGAGGCCTTGCAAAAGGGCGATAAGAGGATGGCCACCATCTACAAGCGCCAGATCAACCGGTTGAAGAAGAGGACCAGGAAGGCCGCCCAGCCCGCCGTAGGGTCTGAGGGATGA
- a CDS encoding ribulose-phosphate 3-epimerase, giving the protein MKRIAPSILSADLAHLAQEVQEVTEAGADWIHVDVMDGHFVPNITIGPVVVKALKGVVSIPLDVHLMIENPDLYLDPFIDAGADILTVQVEACTHLHRTVQCIKQKGIRAGVALNPATPLTSLDYILPDLNVVMIMTVNPGFGGQELIPSTLPKIEKLKRTIAEQRLGVEIEVDGGVKVDNIGEIARRGADIFVAGSGIFNTPDRKDTIRKMREEIGPEGRG; this is encoded by the coding sequence ATGAAGCGGATAGCCCCCTCCATCCTCTCGGCCGATCTGGCCCACCTGGCCCAGGAGGTCCAAGAGGTGACAGAGGCAGGGGCCGACTGGATCCACGTCGATGTGATGGACGGTCATTTTGTCCCCAACATCACCATCGGTCCCGTAGTAGTAAAGGCCCTGAAAGGGGTGGTGAGTATACCCCTGGATGTACATCTCATGATAGAAAACCCCGATCTCTACCTCGACCCCTTTATCGATGCAGGAGCCGATATCCTAACCGTCCAGGTGGAGGCCTGCACCCATCTCCACCGAACGGTGCAATGTATCAAACAAAAGGGGATCAGGGCGGGGGTGGCCCTCAACCCCGCTACCCCCCTCACCAGCCTCGATTACATCTTGCCTGATCTGAATGTGGTTATGATCATGACGGTAAACCCGGGCTTCGGAGGGCAGGAACTTATCCCCTCGACACTCCCCAAGATAGAGAAGTTAAAAAGGACCATCGCCGAACAGAGGCTGGGGGTGGAGATCGAGGTGGATGGGGGGGTGAAGGTGGACAATATCGGGGAGATCGCACGCAGAGGGGCCGACATCTTTGTGGCAGGCTCGGGGATCTTCAACACCCCTGACCGGAAGGATACCATCAGGAAGATGAGGGAGGAGATTGGGCCTGAGGGACGAGGTTGA